In Chitinivibrionia bacterium, the following are encoded in one genomic region:
- a CDS encoding Rpn family recombination-promoting nuclease/putative transposase, giving the protein MEKFEKYLDPKNDLLFKKVFGTHKNLCISLLNSLMKFDENSKIIEIEYDTNELLPEIPAFKDTIVDVRCKDETGRQFIIEMQMNWTKDFQQRVLLNASKAYIQPLKKGQEFNLLLPVYSLNLVNDTFDDDPEMADEYYHQFKIVNIKNTNKQIKGLEFVFVELPKYKPKSKDELDYFNLWLRFLTEIDRNSKEISADFLNNEVLREAVECVAESALTPEELEAYDKVEDAIRAKKALLRGAEEKGKIEGKIETAQNLKKMGLSTAQIAQATGLTEAEIKALRIL; this is encoded by the coding sequence ATGGAAAAATTTGAAAAATATCTTGACCCGAAAAACGATTTGTTGTTCAAAAAGGTTTTTGGGACACATAAAAATTTGTGCATAAGTTTGCTCAATTCCTTAATGAAATTTGATGAAAATTCCAAAATTATAGAAATTGAATACGATACCAACGAACTTTTACCCGAAATTCCCGCGTTTAAGGATACTATTGTCGATGTTCGTTGCAAAGATGAAACAGGACGGCAGTTTATTATTGAAATGCAAATGAACTGGACTAAGGATTTTCAGCAAAGGGTGTTGCTTAATGCGAGCAAGGCGTATATTCAGCCGTTGAAAAAGGGGCAGGAGTTTAATCTTTTGTTGCCCGTTTATTCGCTCAATTTGGTGAACGATACATTTGACGATGACCCTGAAATGGCTGACGAGTATTACCATCAGTTCAAGATTGTAAATATTAAGAATACAAATAAGCAGATAAAAGGGTTGGAATTTGTGTTTGTTGAGTTGCCGAAATATAAGCCAAAAAGTAAGGACGAGTTGGATTATTTTAATTTGTGGCTTCGGTTTTTGACGGAGATTGACAGAAATTCAAAAGAGATTTCGGCGGATTTTTTGAATAATGAAGTTTTGAGAGAAGCCGTAGAATGTGTTGCAGAGAGTGCTTTAACGCCTGAGGAATTGGAGGCGTATGATAAGGTTGAAGATGCGATTAGGGCGAAAAAGGCATTGTTGAGAGGGGCGGAAGAGAAAGGAAAAATTGAAGGTAAAATTGAAACCGCTCAAAACCTCAAAAAAATGGGACTATCCACCGCTCAAATCGCCCAAGCAACAGGTCTCACAGAAGCCGAAATAAAAGCCCTACGTATTTTATAA